The genomic stretch GCACCTGGCCCCGTGCCCTGCCCACACTCACCGCAGCAGCTCGTGCTTCTTGGCGCGGTTGTGGGCGCTGAGTGccttcagctctgcctgcctcTTACGCAACTCGGCCAGGACCTCATCCTCTGAGTCCTCGGCAGGACGGTCCTCTGACTCCAGCAGGCCCTGGGCCACCAGCTCCTCCTTGATCCGCCCCTCCAGCGACTTGGTGTGGGGCACGCTGAGAGGGGCGGAGTGGATGCTTTCTGAAGCGCCCACGTTCTGCCCCAATTTGGGCAGAGGAAGTGCCAATTTGGGCAGCACCGAGCTTCGTGGCACCACAGCAGCTCACCTGAAGGGCTTGTTCTGGCTGCGGGGAGAAGTGCCAGCACCGTCGGCTCCTGAGTCCTTGCCAGCAATCTCAGGAATGGGCGAATCCTCCACAGGGGAGATGATGTTTTCCTGGCAAGCAGAGCATGTGGGAAAGGTTCACCTCGCCCTGATGCAGTGACACTGCCTCACAGGGCCATTGCACAGACCTGCCCCCCTCACCTCCACCAGGGCCTGCAGGAGACGCTGTGTCAGGGGCCCAAAGGGACACCCATCCTCAGGCTGCTCATGCTGGGCCTCTGATTTCTTCAGCAAGGCATCGACATCTGGGGGGATGCGGGAGGGAGAAAGTTGTGAGTAGCCCTGGTTCTGTGGGAACTGGATGCCAGCCCCCTGAGCTCACCCCACAGCTTCAGTGCAGTCCATTACTGCTAGGGAATGGGACAACACCTTTGGTGTCCAGCTCAGTCAGTGGCCCCAGAACACCCTTCTTTTtgtcagctgcagctgctgcccggGCACCATCCTTCTGCTCCTCTAGCAGGTCCTCCTGAGCCCAGCGCTGTGAGTAGTGCTTCCCCAGTGGTGGGATCTGCAGCACAGGATGGGCCAGGGGCTCAGCACGGGACTGGGGTTGCACTTAGTTGCACCACCCCAGAGGCCATGTGCAATGTTCACAGAGAGGTGTGACCACTCAGCTTGCCCAATAGCTGAGGGGTGGACAGTGCAAGGTAGGGTATGGGGTGAGGGAGCATGGGTGGGGGGCTATGCAGTTTGTCACCTTGTAGTGCTCAGCCTCATCCTCTGGTGGCTtgagcagctcctccaggacCCTGACCTCCTCGTTGGTGAGATCGGCGCAGTACGGCTCCACTGACGCCCAGAACCTGCGAG from Lagopus muta isolate bLagMut1 chromosome 11, bLagMut1 primary, whole genome shotgun sequence encodes the following:
- the TADA3 gene encoding transcriptional adapter 3: MSELKDCPLQFHDFKSVDHVKVCPRYTAVLARSEDDGIGIEELDTLQLELETLLSSASRRLRVLEAETQILTDWQDKKGDRRFLKLSKDHDVGTSVKHGKPKKQKLEGKGGHGTGPGPGRPKSKNLQPKIQEYEFQDDPIDVPRIPKNDAPNRFWASVEPYCADLTNEEVRVLEELLKPPEDEAEHYKIPPLGKHYSQRWAQEDLLEEQKDGARAAAAADKKKGVLGPLTELDTKDVDALLKKSEAQHEQPEDGCPFGPLTQRLLQALVEENIISPVEDSPIPEIAGKDSGADGAGTSPRSQNKPFSVPHTKSLEGRIKEELVAQGLLESEDRPAEDSEDEVLAELRKRQAELKALSAHNRAKKHELLRLAKEELHRQELRQRVRMADNEVMDAFRKIMAARQKKRTPTKKEKDQAWKTLKERESILKLLDG